A window of Bacteroidales bacterium contains these coding sequences:
- a CDS encoding pentapeptide repeat-containing protein, with protein sequence MRNEKKRILKPKYQLNSIEDLLIHIDSYSENIINLDECQINIDLDFRILLKELKKNPKFSNKIIIRNDINEFGFNVFYCTLKIPFRSETTIYSKGAYFELVEFEKYVQFLGAVFESDYSFKKSVFQSSANFSTVDFETKKNTNISSSFFRTIFKRDVNFYNAYFHSLANFRLATFYEGIEIGMAEFANIDLSDVEMKAEAKLINYHQSIFHKVNNRITGLYLKQHALKMNDSVTALKFKKMEMDAYRKSLIRGIPKMKSTSVKLIVNRIDIGADYFILFLNKISNSHGNSYLRGILFTLTVWFVFFSWFIIKRDGIGSNFIWTDGIYLKEAVNYFWLFSGIEGLIKEKSINWGQIFPFFTGKILIAYGIYQTIIAFRKYFK encoded by the coding sequence TTGGATGAATGTCAAATCAACATTGACTTGGATTTTAGAATACTGTTAAAAGAACTTAAGAAGAACCCTAAATTCTCAAATAAGATTATCATAAGGAATGATATTAATGAATTTGGTTTTAATGTATTCTATTGTACTTTAAAAATACCATTTAGAAGCGAGACTACTATATATTCTAAAGGTGCGTACTTTGAATTGGTTGAATTCGAAAAATATGTACAATTCCTTGGAGCTGTTTTTGAGTCTGATTATTCTTTCAAAAAGTCAGTTTTTCAAAGTTCAGCAAACTTTTCCACCGTTGATTTTGAAACAAAAAAGAATACGAATATAAGTTCTTCATTTTTTAGAACAATATTCAAAAGGGATGTCAATTTTTATAACGCTTATTTTCATTCGTTAGCTAATTTTCGATTAGCTACATTCTATGAAGGAATTGAGATTGGTATGGCAGAATTTGCAAATATAGACTTGTCTGATGTTGAGATGAAGGCTGAGGCTAAACTAATTAATTATCATCAATCCATATTTCACAAGGTAAATAATAGAATTACAGGACTATATCTAAAACAGCATGCACTTAAAATGAATGATTCTGTAACTGCTTTGAAGTTCAAGAAAATGGAGATGGATGCCTATAGAAAATCTTTGATTAGAGGAATTCCAAAGATGAAATCCACTTCTGTTAAATTAATAGTAAATCGGATTGATATTGGAGCAGATTACTTTATTTTATTTCTAAATAAAATTAGTAATTCACATGGAAATAGTTATTTGCGGGGGATATTATTTACGTTAACTGTTTGGTTTGTTTTCTTTAGTTGGTTTATAATAAAGCGCGATGGAATTGGTAGTAATTTCATTTGGACTGATGGAATCTATTTGAAAGAAGCTGTAAACTATTTTTGGTTATTTAGCGGCATTGAAGGGTTGATAAAAGAGAAATCAATTAACTGGGGTCAGATATTTCCATTTTTTACAGGGAAAATTTTAATTGCATATGGTATTTATCAAACGATTATAGCATTTAGAAAATATTTCAAATAG